The Lycium ferocissimum isolate CSIRO_LF1 chromosome 1, AGI_CSIRO_Lferr_CH_V1, whole genome shotgun sequence genome includes a region encoding these proteins:
- the LOC132053666 gene encoding uncharacterized protein LOC132053666 isoform X1 codes for MESATALRSFHYSVGTTSHVRSVIEMHGVIPMNSVAYSKPTKFPLKGSTNGARLASSPNKHVRLILSCAKTSETTVTAKSDGTVLAASHQKVPTERSPLPTATFPKGFEALITEVCDDTEVAELKLKVGDFELHLKRNIESPVVPAPVVSTPPPPSPPPSASKPSISSTVAAPAASQGKSSSEKISPFTNVAAEKSAKLAALEATGASGYVLVSCPTVGSFRRARTLKGKKQPPACKEGDVIKEGQIIGFLDQFGTELPVRSDAAGEVLRILFNDGEAVGYGDPLIAVLPSFRGIN; via the exons ATGGAGTCCGCTACCGCTCTCCGCTCCTTTCATT ATTCAGTAGGTACCACTTCCCATGTGAGGTCCGTAATTGAAATGCATGGCGTCATTCCAATGAATAGTGTTGCCTACTCCAAGCCTACTAAGTTTCCCCTAAAGGGCTCCACAAATGGTGCAAGGCTCGCGTCTTCTCCTAACAAGCATGTTAGATTGATACTTTCATGTGCAAAGACATCTGAAACAACTGTGACAGCGAAATCTGATG GAACCGTTCTTGCAGCTAGCCACCAAAAAGTGCCAACGGAAAGGAGTCCACTGCCAACAGCAACATTTCCGAAGGGTTTTGAG GCTCTGATTACTGAGGTGTGTGATGATACAGAAGTAGCTGAGCTGAAACTTAAG GTTGGAGATTTCGAACTCCACCTGAAACGGAACATTGAATCTCCAGTAGTGCCTGCACCTGTTGTTtccacaccaccaccaccatcaccaccacctAGTGCAAGCAAACCATCTATTTCATCAACAGTTGCTGCTCCTGCGGCATCCCAGGGGAAATCGTCCTCAGAAAAGATCAGCCCATTCACAAATGTTGCTGCCGAAAAATCAGCAAAATTAGCAGCTCTAGAGGCTACTGGAGCTAGTGGTTATGTTCTTGTATCATGCCCAACG GTTGGTTCATTCCGAAGGGCCAGGACACTAAAGGGAAAGAAACAACCCCCTGCGTGTAAAGAG GGTGATGTTATCAAGGAGGGACAGATTATTGGCTTTTTGGATCAGTTTGGAACTGAACTTCCTGTCAGG TCAGATGCGGCTGGAGAAGTCTTGAGGATCCTCTTTAATGATGGTG AAGCTGTTGGTTATGGTGATCCACTTATTGCTGTCTTGCCATCATTCCGTGGTATCAACTGA
- the LOC132053666 gene encoding uncharacterized protein LOC132053666 isoform X2, whose translation MESATALRSFHYSVGTTSHVRSVIEMHGVIPMNSVAYSKPTKFPLKGSTNGARLASSPNKHVRLILSCAKTSETTVTAKSDGTVLAASHQKVPTERSPLPTATFPKGFEALITEVCDDTEVAELKLKVGDFELHLKRNIESPVVPAPVVSTPPPPSPPPSASKPSISSTVAAPAASQGKSSSEKISPFTNVAAEKSAKLAALEATGASGYVLVSCPTVGSFRRARTLKGKKQPPACKEGDVIKEGQIIGFLDQFGTELPVRSDAAGEVLRILFNDEAVGYGDPLIAVLPSFRGIN comes from the exons ATGGAGTCCGCTACCGCTCTCCGCTCCTTTCATT ATTCAGTAGGTACCACTTCCCATGTGAGGTCCGTAATTGAAATGCATGGCGTCATTCCAATGAATAGTGTTGCCTACTCCAAGCCTACTAAGTTTCCCCTAAAGGGCTCCACAAATGGTGCAAGGCTCGCGTCTTCTCCTAACAAGCATGTTAGATTGATACTTTCATGTGCAAAGACATCTGAAACAACTGTGACAGCGAAATCTGATG GAACCGTTCTTGCAGCTAGCCACCAAAAAGTGCCAACGGAAAGGAGTCCACTGCCAACAGCAACATTTCCGAAGGGTTTTGAG GCTCTGATTACTGAGGTGTGTGATGATACAGAAGTAGCTGAGCTGAAACTTAAG GTTGGAGATTTCGAACTCCACCTGAAACGGAACATTGAATCTCCAGTAGTGCCTGCACCTGTTGTTtccacaccaccaccaccatcaccaccacctAGTGCAAGCAAACCATCTATTTCATCAACAGTTGCTGCTCCTGCGGCATCCCAGGGGAAATCGTCCTCAGAAAAGATCAGCCCATTCACAAATGTTGCTGCCGAAAAATCAGCAAAATTAGCAGCTCTAGAGGCTACTGGAGCTAGTGGTTATGTTCTTGTATCATGCCCAACG GTTGGTTCATTCCGAAGGGCCAGGACACTAAAGGGAAAGAAACAACCCCCTGCGTGTAAAGAG GGTGATGTTATCAAGGAGGGACAGATTATTGGCTTTTTGGATCAGTTTGGAACTGAACTTCCTGTCAGG TCAGATGCGGCTGGAGAAGTCTTGAGGATCCTCTTTAATGATG AAGCTGTTGGTTATGGTGATCCACTTATTGCTGTCTTGCCATCATTCCGTGGTATCAACTGA
- the LOC132053666 gene encoding uncharacterized protein LOC132053666 isoform X3: MESATALRSFHYSVGTTSHVRSVIEMHGVIPMNSVAYSKPTKFPLKGSTNGARLASSPNKHVRLILSCAKTSETTVTAKSDASHQKVPTERSPLPTATFPKGFEALITEVCDDTEVAELKLKVGDFELHLKRNIESPVVPAPVVSTPPPPSPPPSASKPSISSTVAAPAASQGKSSSEKISPFTNVAAEKSAKLAALEATGASGYVLVSCPTVGSFRRARTLKGKKQPPACKEGDVIKEGQIIGFLDQFGTELPVRSDAAGEVLRILFNDGEAVGYGDPLIAVLPSFRGIN, from the exons ATGGAGTCCGCTACCGCTCTCCGCTCCTTTCATT ATTCAGTAGGTACCACTTCCCATGTGAGGTCCGTAATTGAAATGCATGGCGTCATTCCAATGAATAGTGTTGCCTACTCCAAGCCTACTAAGTTTCCCCTAAAGGGCTCCACAAATGGTGCAAGGCTCGCGTCTTCTCCTAACAAGCATGTTAGATTGATACTTTCATGTGCAAAGACATCTGAAACAACTGTGACAGCGAAATCTGATG CTAGCCACCAAAAAGTGCCAACGGAAAGGAGTCCACTGCCAACAGCAACATTTCCGAAGGGTTTTGAG GCTCTGATTACTGAGGTGTGTGATGATACAGAAGTAGCTGAGCTGAAACTTAAG GTTGGAGATTTCGAACTCCACCTGAAACGGAACATTGAATCTCCAGTAGTGCCTGCACCTGTTGTTtccacaccaccaccaccatcaccaccacctAGTGCAAGCAAACCATCTATTTCATCAACAGTTGCTGCTCCTGCGGCATCCCAGGGGAAATCGTCCTCAGAAAAGATCAGCCCATTCACAAATGTTGCTGCCGAAAAATCAGCAAAATTAGCAGCTCTAGAGGCTACTGGAGCTAGTGGTTATGTTCTTGTATCATGCCCAACG GTTGGTTCATTCCGAAGGGCCAGGACACTAAAGGGAAAGAAACAACCCCCTGCGTGTAAAGAG GGTGATGTTATCAAGGAGGGACAGATTATTGGCTTTTTGGATCAGTTTGGAACTGAACTTCCTGTCAGG TCAGATGCGGCTGGAGAAGTCTTGAGGATCCTCTTTAATGATGGTG AAGCTGTTGGTTATGGTGATCCACTTATTGCTGTCTTGCCATCATTCCGTGGTATCAACTGA